The DNA sequence TTGCAATCGTTTTCCTGTTCTTTTCTTTCCTCTTACCAAATTATTCCTCATTTCCTACAAATTCCACCTATATCACCAATAATTAAGTATATGCCTGTACCATTTCTTTTATGCAAGTGCAATGTTAAGACCTTCTGAAATGGTATTACTTAACTGCCTTACAGACTCATCTATGTCCTTTGGTGTCACAAACATTGTATTCAATTGAGGCGATAATAATTCCCGTATCAGTTCATATTTTTCCATGGCATTCAATGCATTTAATCCTATACTCAAGGATTGCAGGTGCGTATTTTGCTCCATTGCCTGTATCAAATTCTGCATAGTATCCCCTACAATAGTTGCAGCATCTACCACTGTTGGAACTCCTATGGCAATTACCGGAACTCCTAGCGTCTCTTTCGACAAACCATGACGATGATTCCCAACTCCTGACCCTGGATTAATTCCGGTATCTGTAATCTGTATGGTTCTGCTTAAACGTTTGGTACTGCGGGCAGCTAAAGCATCAATTGCAATCATCACATCCGGTTTTGTCTCTTCAATAATTCCTCGAATAATTTCCTGGCTTTCCATTCCGGTCTGCGCCATGACTCCCGGAACAATCCCACTAACCGAAGTCACTTCCTCTTCCCCAAAGGCATAC is a window from the Roseburia sp. 499 genome containing:
- the gpr gene encoding GPR endopeptidase; amino-acid sequence: MEQFQVRTDLALETREKFEEDNVEIKGVKVEEEYLEGTEIKVTTMVIETENGAKAMGRPKGNYITVEAPNMDGQDEEYHERISVELAKIIQKLLPETEGKLSVLVAGLGNREVTPDALGPRVVDHMMITRHVLKEFGKYAFGEEEVTSVSGIVPGVMAQTGMESQEIIRGIIEETKPDVMIAIDALAARSTKRLSRTIQITDTGINPGSGVGNHRHGLSKETLGVPVIAIGVPTVVDAATIVGDTMQNLIQAMEQNTHLQSLSIGLNALNAMEKYELIRELLSPQLNTMFVTPKDIDESVRQLSNTISEGLNIALA